A single region of the Cinclus cinclus chromosome 10, bCinCin1.1, whole genome shotgun sequence genome encodes:
- the DVL3 gene encoding segment polarity protein dishevelled homolog DVL-3, which produces MAAAETKIIYHLDEQETPYLVKLPIPAERVTLGDFKGLLNRPNYKFYFKSMDDDFGVVKEEISDDNAKLPCFNGRVVSWLVSAEGSHSDAGSVCADNQTELPPSMERTGGIGDSRPPSFHPNTGGSRENLDNETETDSVVSSQRERPRRTDGPEHAPRVNGTVKGERRRDLGGYESSSTLMSSELETTSFFDSDEDDSTSRFSSSTEQSSASRLMRRHKRRRRKQKAPRIERSSSFSSITDSTMSLNIITVTLNMEKYNFLGISIVGQSNERGDGGIYIGSIMKGGAVAADGRIEPGDMLLQVNDINFENMSNDDAVRVLREIVHKPGPITLTVAKCWDPSPRGCFSLPRIAPQRIWAGPDSPCSDPGEPIRPIDPAAWVSHTAAMTGTYPAYGMSPSMSTITSTSSSITSSIPETERLDDFHLSIHSDMATIVKAMASPESGLEVRDRMWLKITIPNAFIGSDVVDWLYHHVEGFTDRRESRKYASNLLKAGYIRHTVNKITFSEQCYYIFGDLCGNMANLSLHDHDGSSGASDQDTLAPLPHPGAAPWPMAFPYQYPPPHPYNPHPGFPDPGYSYGGGSAGSQHSEGSRSSGSNRSGSERRKEREKTGESKSGGSGSESDHTTRSSMRRERAASERSVPASQHSQRSQHSLAHSIRSHHSQQSYGPPGLPPLFSPPMLLMPPPPSAMGPPGAPPGRDLASVPPELTASRQSFRMAMGNPTKNYGVFDFL; this is translated from the exons GGTGGTGAAAGAAGAGATCTCGGATGACAATGCCAAGCTTCCCTGCTTCAACGGCCGGGTGGTGTCGTGG CTGGTGTCTGCAGAGGGTTCCCATTCAGATGCTGGCTCAGTCTGTGCTGATAACCAGACAGAGCTGCCACCCTCCATGGAGCGCACAGGAGGAATTGGAGACTCCAGGCCCCCCTCTTTCCA CCCTAACACTGGGGGGAGCCGGGAAAACTTGGACAATGAGACAGAGACAGACTCGGTGGTGTCATCGCAGAGGGAACGACCTCGTCGGACTGATGGGCCTGAGCATG CACCCAGGGTGAATGGGACAGTGAAGGGAGAGCGACGCCGAGACCTGGGTGGGTACGAGAGCTCCTCCACGCTCATGAGCAGCGAGCTGGAGACCACCAGCTTCTTTGATTCAGATGAAGATGACTCCACCAGCAG GTTTAGCAGTTCAACAGAGCAAAGCAGTGCTTCCCGTCTAATGAGGCGGCACAAGCGACGCCGGCGGAAACAGAAGGCTCCACGCATTGAGCGG TCCTCGTCCTTCAGCAGCATCACAGACTCCACCATGTCCCTGAACATAATCACAGTCACGCTGAATATGG AGAAATACAACTTTCTGGGCATTTCTATTGTGGGACAGAGCAATGAGCGTGGGGATGGAGGCATTTACATTGGCTCTATCATGAAGGGAGGTGCTGTGGCAGCTGATGGCAGGATTGAGCCAGGAGACATGCTCTTGCAG GTAAATGATATCAACTTTGAGAACATGAGCAACGATGATGCTGTACGGGTGCTGAGGGAGATTGTGCACAAGCCGGG GCCCATCACCCTGACAGTGGCCAAGTGCTGGGACCCCAGTCCGCGGGGCTGCTTCTCGTTACCCAGGA TTGCTCCCCAGCGGATCTGGGCTGGGCCAGACTCTCCATGCTCCGATCCGG GTGAGCCCATCCGGCCCATTGACCCGGCAGCCTGGGTGTCTCACACAGCAGCGATGACTGGCACCTACCCAGCGTACGGTATGAGTCCATCCATGAGCACAATCACTTCCACCAGCTCCTCCAtcaccagctccatcccagagACTGAAC GCCTCGATGACTTTCACCTGTCCATCCACAGTGACATGGCCACCATTGTCAAAGCCATGGCCTCCCCAGAGTCAGGCCTTGAGGTGCGTGACCGCATGTGGCTGAAGATCACCATCCCCAATGCCTTCATTG GTTCGGATGTGGTAGATTGGCTCTATCACCATGTGGAGGGCTTTACAGACCGTCGTGAGTCCCGCAAATATGCCAGCAATCTGCTGAAGGCTGGCTACATCCGACACACTGTGAACAAGATCACCTTCTCGGAGCAGTGCTATTACATCTTCGGGGACCTCTGTGGAA ACATGGCTAATCTGTCTCTTCATGATCATGATGGCTCCAGTGGTGCCTCTGATCAGGATACTTTGGCTCCACTCCCCCACCCAGGAGCTGCACCCTGGCCTATGGCCTTCCCATATCAGTATCCACCACCTCATCCATACAACCCCCATCCTGGCTTCCCTGACCCAGGCTACAGCTACGGAGGGGGCAGTGCAGGCAGTCAGCACAGTGAAG GGAGCCGGAGCAGCGGTTCCAATCGCAGTGGCAGcgagaggaggaaggagagagagaagaccGGAGAGTCAAAGTCAGGCGGCAGCGGGAGCGAGTCAGACCACACCACGAGGAGCAGCATGCGGCGTGAGCGTGCGGCCAGTGAGCGCTCAGTGCCGGCCAGCCAGCACAGCCAACGCAGCCAGCACTCCCTGGCTCACAGCATCCGCAGCCACCACAGCCAGCAGTCATACGGGCCACCCGGCCTCCCCCCTCTCTTCAGCCCCCCCATGTTGCTGATGCCTCCACCGCCATCAGCCATGGGGCCCCCCGGGGCGCCACCAGGCCGTGACCTGGCCTCTGTGCCCCCCGAACTGACAGCCAGTAGACAGTCCTTCCGAATGGCCATGGGCAACCCCA CAAAGAATTACGGGGTGTTTGACTTTCTCTGA